One Paenibacillus sp. FSL H7-0737 DNA segment encodes these proteins:
- a CDS encoding flagellar hook-basal body protein encodes MNNSTISAAVSMSSLQQRLDIIADNLANMDTNGYKSKKGSFEDVLTRVQQQSDDYDQPGRATPLGFNIGFGTYVPSITTNWEEGPLKETGNPTDLALQGNGLFGVQVNGTTAYTRQGDFHFTPDTTDATKMVLVDNTGNPVLNTVGNPLTVPVGVNAAIDESGRVLTKQSENGPVRVAGTIMIVEPKTQNALKAVDGNFYMLADGVTAQQAFVQRAAGEASGIGVRSGWLEQSNVDMTTEMTEMMQIQRTYQLAARALSSSDQMLGLANNMRG; translated from the coding sequence ATGAACAACTCAACGATTAGTGCAGCAGTCTCCATGTCCAGTCTTCAGCAGCGGCTTGATATTATAGCGGATAATCTAGCTAATATGGATACAAATGGTTATAAAAGCAAGAAAGGCTCCTTTGAGGATGTGCTGACTCGTGTGCAGCAGCAATCGGATGACTATGATCAGCCGGGCCGCGCTACACCTCTAGGTTTTAATATCGGTTTCGGGACTTATGTGCCTTCGATTACGACTAATTGGGAAGAAGGTCCCCTTAAAGAAACAGGTAATCCAACCGACTTGGCGCTTCAGGGTAATGGGCTGTTTGGAGTTCAGGTCAATGGAACTACAGCTTATACAAGACAAGGTGACTTTCACTTTACGCCTGACACCACCGATGCAACGAAGATGGTCCTTGTAGATAATACGGGGAATCCGGTACTGAATACAGTAGGTAATCCTTTAACGGTCCCTGTGGGCGTGAATGCAGCTATCGATGAATCCGGTCGTGTATTAACGAAACAGTCAGAGAATGGACCTGTTCGGGTAGCAGGTACTATAATGATTGTAGAACCTAAGACACAGAATGCTTTAAAGGCAGTGGACGGGAATTTCTATATGCTTGCCGATGGAGTTACAGCTCAGCAGGCTTTTGTACAAAGAGCGGCAGGTGAGGCGTCTGGAATTGGAGTACGCTCAGGGTGGCTGGAGCAGTCAAATGTCGATATGACCACAGAAATGACAGAAATGATGCAGATTCAACGTACGTATCAACTCGCAGCTCGGGCGCTTTCTTCCAGTGATCAGATGCTAGGTCTGGCCAATAACATGCGCGGGTAG
- a CDS encoding M23 family metallopeptidase, whose amino-acid sequence MNEQDKNKTNHDESLKKSQGDSGAKPSSWSKMLSKRWVFPAVYTAAAAIILTLVWVYQDAGQKPLDTAATSQQVGASTNEAGTANSNPDALEVLASAESLVWPVANPGEVEVVKPYYDENGTEDNHVAAMVQYNDKFIPNVGIDLAREDNNTFDVKAALSGEVTRVDDVAVLGKVIEITHQGNMKTVYQSLGETKVKQGDVVKQGDTLATAGRSEIEKDLGNHVHFEVYKDGKVVNPSELLPGR is encoded by the coding sequence ATGAATGAACAAGACAAAAACAAAACAAACCATGATGAATCTCTCAAAAAATCACAGGGAGATTCAGGTGCTAAACCTTCTTCATGGAGCAAGATGTTATCTAAACGTTGGGTGTTCCCAGCAGTCTACACGGCGGCAGCGGCAATTATACTAACTTTGGTGTGGGTCTATCAGGATGCCGGCCAAAAACCGCTGGACACCGCCGCCACATCACAGCAAGTAGGAGCTTCGACTAACGAAGCTGGTACTGCAAACAGTAATCCAGATGCCCTTGAAGTTCTTGCTTCAGCGGAAAGCTTGGTTTGGCCAGTAGCCAATCCAGGTGAAGTAGAAGTGGTCAAACCGTATTATGATGAGAATGGTACAGAGGACAATCACGTTGCCGCAATGGTGCAGTATAACGACAAATTTATTCCTAATGTCGGTATCGATCTTGCCCGTGAAGACAACAATACGTTCGATGTCAAAGCAGCGCTTAGCGGTGAAGTTACTAGAGTGGACGATGTTGCAGTGTTAGGTAAGGTCATTGAGATTACCCATCAAGGTAATATGAAGACCGTCTACCAAAGTCTTGGCGAAACGAAAGTGAAACAAGGCGATGTTGTGAAGCAAGGAGATACGCTTGCAACCGCAGGTCGCAGTGAAATCGAGAAGGACCTTGGCAATCATGTACACTTTGAAGTGTATAAGGACGGCAAAGTAGTTAATCCATCAGAGTTACTGCCAGGGCGATAA
- the fabZ gene encoding 3-hydroxyacyl-ACP dehydratase FabZ, with amino-acid sequence MLDINQIQEIIPHRPPFLLVDKITEIEMGKRAVGIKNVTINEPFFAGHFPGYPVMPGVLITEALAQVGAVAILGVEANRGRIGFLAGLDGFRFRGQVVPGDTLTLEVEITRLKGSIGKGQATASVEGKVVASGEIMFALS; translated from the coding sequence ATGCTGGATATCAACCAAATTCAAGAAATCATCCCCCATCGACCTCCATTTCTGCTGGTGGACAAGATCACTGAGATTGAAATGGGTAAACGAGCTGTTGGCATTAAAAATGTAACGATCAACGAACCTTTCTTCGCAGGTCATTTTCCAGGTTATCCGGTAATGCCGGGCGTACTGATTACAGAAGCTCTTGCACAAGTTGGTGCGGTTGCTATTTTAGGGGTAGAAGCGAATCGCGGTCGGATTGGCTTTTTAGCCGGGCTCGATGGATTCCGTTTCCGTGGTCAAGTCGTACCGGGAGATACGCTCACTCTTGAAGTGGAGATTACTCGCCTTAAGGGCAGTATTGGAAAAGGACAAGCTACTGCGTCGGTTGAGGGGAAAGTTGTTGCCTCTGGGGAAATTATGTTTGCGCTCAGCTAA
- the murA gene encoding UDP-N-acetylglucosamine 1-carboxyvinyltransferase encodes MSKFIVRGGNRLTGSVKVSGAKNSVLPIIAASLLAEEGVSVIVDAPPLDDVMTISKMLESLGAGVTYQNDIIQVDATNITSCEAPYEWVRKMRASFLVMGPLLSRLGHTRISLPGGCAIGTRPIDQHLKGFEALGAEISLGQGYIEAKSNGRLRGAKVYLDVASVGATENIMMAAALAEGVTVIENAAKEPEIVDLANYLNGMGGIVRGAGTGVIRIEGVERLHGVKHHVIPDRIEAGTYMAAAAITGGDVYVEGAIADHLGPVIAKMEEMGVTIIPDENGVRVISDKPLKAVDLKTLPYPGFPTDMQSQMMALLLRSEGTSVVTETVFENRFMHVDEFHNMNAEIKIEGRSAIVTGNAQLVGAKVCATDLRAGAALILAGLVAEGTTEVSGTHHIDRGYVHLAEKLSGLGAEIWRISMEDTAAQTVKDETLKPEVAKSESSKSDEVKPRFQVQATWV; translated from the coding sequence ATGAGCAAATTTATCGTCCGCGGTGGCAACAGATTGACCGGGAGCGTGAAAGTTAGCGGCGCAAAAAATTCCGTATTACCGATCATAGCCGCCTCTCTATTGGCAGAAGAAGGAGTAAGCGTCATTGTGGACGCACCTCCGCTTGATGATGTAATGACGATTTCAAAAATGTTGGAATCTCTGGGTGCAGGGGTTACATATCAAAACGATATTATCCAGGTGGATGCTACAAACATCACTTCCTGTGAAGCACCTTATGAATGGGTACGGAAAATGCGGGCATCTTTTTTAGTCATGGGTCCTCTGTTATCACGGCTTGGTCATACAAGAATTTCTTTGCCTGGTGGCTGCGCCATTGGCACACGACCGATTGATCAGCATTTGAAAGGATTTGAAGCGCTTGGTGCAGAGATTAGTCTCGGCCAGGGCTACATTGAAGCGAAAAGTAACGGTCGCCTGCGCGGAGCCAAAGTGTATTTGGATGTAGCTAGCGTGGGTGCGACCGAAAATATAATGATGGCAGCGGCACTCGCCGAAGGCGTGACCGTGATTGAGAATGCGGCTAAGGAGCCTGAAATTGTCGACCTGGCCAATTATTTGAATGGTATGGGCGGAATCGTTCGCGGTGCGGGTACAGGTGTTATCCGTATTGAAGGCGTAGAACGTCTGCATGGCGTTAAACATCATGTGATTCCTGACCGTATTGAAGCCGGTACCTATATGGCTGCGGCAGCAATCACAGGTGGGGACGTATATGTGGAAGGCGCAATCGCTGATCACTTGGGACCTGTTATTGCTAAGATGGAAGAGATGGGTGTGACCATTATTCCTGATGAGAATGGGGTTCGTGTAATTAGTGACAAACCTCTTAAAGCTGTTGATTTGAAGACTTTGCCGTATCCAGGCTTTCCAACGGATATGCAGTCACAAATGATGGCATTATTGCTGCGCTCTGAAGGAACTAGTGTCGTTACAGAAACTGTATTCGAGAACCGGTTCATGCATGTGGATGAATTCCACAACATGAATGCTGAGATTAAGATCGAAGGTCGCTCAGCAATCGTTACAGGTAATGCGCAATTGGTCGGAGCCAAGGTTTGTGCTACGGATTTACGTGCGGGAGCTGCGCTTATTTTGGCAGGTCTTGTTGCTGAAGGCACTACTGAGGTAAGCGGAACTCATCATATCGACCGTGGATATGTACATTTGGCTGAGAAGCTGTCTGGACTAGGTGCGGAAATATGGCGTATCTCCATGGAAGACACAGCCGCGCAAACGGTGAAGGACGAAACTCTTAAACCAGAAGTAGCCAAGAGCGAATCAAGCAAAAGCGATGAGGTTAAACCTCGCTTTCAGGTTCAAGCAACTTGGGTATAA
- the spoIIID gene encoding sporulation transcriptional regulator SpoIIID, whose amino-acid sequence MHDYIKERTIKIGRCIVETRHTVRTIAKEFGVSKSTVHKDLTERLPEINPDLADQVKHILEYHKSIRHLRGGEATKIKYKKTTGKKREVAVASKP is encoded by the coding sequence GTGCACGATTACATCAAGGAACGTACGATCAAAATCGGACGCTGCATCGTGGAAACCAGGCATACGGTCCGGACCATAGCCAAGGAATTTGGCGTTTCAAAAAGCACGGTGCACAAAGACTTGACGGAGCGTCTGCCAGAGATCAACCCTGATCTGGCCGATCAGGTGAAGCACATTCTTGAATATCACAAATCCATCCGACATCTTCGGGGGGGAGAAGCCACAAAAATTAAATATAAAAAAACGACGGGGAAAAAACGTGAGGTTGCTGTAGCATCAAAGCCATAA
- a CDS encoding DUF1146 family protein, producing MGDILSNGWSSAAGTSSMISMIVSLLSVVLSWWALQNLKLDLVIRYPKSPQGRLLHLLLAIVLGRLVAGFFLDYLSWSGMIRYMF from the coding sequence ATGGGGGATATATTGTCCAATGGATGGTCTAGTGCCGCTGGAACCAGCAGCATGATCTCAATGATTGTTTCTTTGCTCAGTGTTGTATTATCTTGGTGGGCATTGCAGAACCTTAAGCTGGATTTGGTCATAAGATATCCCAAGAGTCCTCAAGGAAGGCTGCTGCACTTGCTTTTGGCTATTGTACTTGGTCGTTTAGTTGCAGGATTCTTTTTGGATTACCTTAGCTGGAGTGGGATGATCCGCTATATGTTTTAG
- a CDS encoding F0F1 ATP synthase subunit epsilon produces the protein MNTFLLEIVTPEHLVYSKQVNSLTVRGVEGELGILPGHIPLVTPLQVAPLSVKSDGVTISIAVHGGFVEVHKDKVTVLAESAELPTDIDVERAEAARERAQRRLQTRSKQDDIDHRRAELALQRAVTRIKVSTGKGQQ, from the coding sequence GTGAATACCTTTTTGTTGGAAATTGTCACGCCGGAGCATCTCGTCTATTCTAAACAAGTGAATAGCTTGACAGTACGGGGAGTCGAAGGCGAGTTGGGTATTTTGCCGGGACACATTCCGCTTGTGACTCCACTTCAGGTTGCTCCGTTATCCGTCAAATCGGACGGTGTTACGATCTCCATCGCCGTTCATGGCGGTTTCGTTGAAGTGCATAAGGACAAAGTAACAGTGCTGGCCGAAAGTGCTGAGCTGCCAACGGATATTGATGTTGAACGCGCCGAGGCTGCTAGAGAACGCGCTCAGCGCCGTCTCCAGACTCGTAGCAAACAAGATGATATCGATCACCGCCGTGCGGAGTTGGCGCTGCAACGCGCTGTTACACGGATTAAAGTGTCCACTGGTAAAGGACAACAGTAG
- the spoIID gene encoding stage II sporulation protein D translates to MKDFRYLRRNKSTRWHSRPLAPRLRRLGPAAWLAAPILAGLLIPLAVVPLHRGQPAPPALPTVTASPAAPAGPEAAAQEAPQPKVSVYLSRSGQIETLPLEEYVSGVLAAEMPASFELEALKAQAVAARTFILRRLLAGDRSGVPVPGADVTDTVSHQAYVSKDTLERKWKLGGRSADLAKLQRAVLETRGIIMTYKGQPITASFFASSGGYTENSEEYWNAAIPYLRSVTSPWEKEITPNYAVTSTFTISEILTRLGLNDRVIPASKNTTQSGMTKNISTSSELPVEVLSLTTGHRVKEISIGGTVFTGREVREKLGLRSSQFSWGRKGNKIYITTFGNGHGVGMSQWGANGMAKEGGTATQILKHYYSGISFTQISTLLKK, encoded by the coding sequence ATGAAAGATTTCCGCTACTTGCGACGTAATAAGTCAACGCGCTGGCACTCGCGTCCCCTTGCTCCCCGGCTCAGGCGCCTCGGTCCCGCCGCCTGGCTCGCAGCGCCTATCCTGGCGGGGCTGCTGATTCCACTGGCGGTTGTCCCGCTGCACCGGGGACAACCGGCGCCTCCGGCCTTGCCGACGGTAACGGCCTCACCAGCCGCACCAGCGGGGCCGGAGGCGGCTGCGCAGGAAGCGCCGCAGCCGAAGGTCTCCGTCTATTTGTCGCGTAGCGGACAAATAGAGACGTTGCCGCTGGAGGAATACGTCAGCGGCGTGCTTGCGGCCGAGATGCCGGCCAGCTTTGAGCTTGAAGCGCTCAAAGCGCAGGCCGTAGCGGCCCGCACCTTTATTCTTCGCCGCCTGCTGGCTGGCGACAGAAGCGGCGTCCCCGTTCCGGGAGCGGATGTAACAGATACGGTAAGCCATCAGGCTTACGTATCTAAGGACACGCTGGAACGGAAGTGGAAGCTCGGCGGAAGAAGCGCCGACCTTGCAAAGCTTCAGCGCGCGGTCCTTGAGACGCGCGGTATCATTATGACCTATAAAGGACAGCCGATTACGGCCTCCTTTTTCGCCTCCAGTGGAGGATATACCGAGAACTCGGAAGAATACTGGAATGCAGCGATTCCCTATCTGCGCAGTGTAACTAGTCCTTGGGAGAAAGAGATCACCCCAAACTATGCGGTGACATCTACATTCACCATCTCGGAAATACTTACTAGACTTGGGCTAAACGACAGAGTAATCCCTGCTTCAAAAAATACTACCCAATCAGGCATGACAAAAAATATCTCTACTTCCTCTGAATTGCCGGTAGAAGTGTTGTCTCTCACCACCGGACATCGGGTTAAGGAAATCTCTATTGGAGGTACTGTTTTTACTGGAAGAGAAGTGCGAGAAAAGCTAGGGTTACGTTCCAGCCAATTCAGTTGGGGGCGAAAAGGGAATAAAATCTATATAACTACCTTCGGAAATGGGCATGGTGTGGGAATGAGTCAGTGGGGAGCTAATGGGATGGCGAAGGAAGGCGGAACGGCTACTCAAATTCTCAAACACTATTACAGTGGTATCTCTTTTACGCAAATCTCAACTCTTCTGAAAAAATAA
- a CDS encoding rod shape-determining protein: MFSKDIGIDLGTANVLIHVKGRGVVLDEPSVVTLESDTKRVLAVGEQARRMVGRTPGNITTIRPLRDGVIADFEVTEMMLKYFIDRVGGRTWYSRPRILICAPTNITSVEQKSIREAAERSGAKEVFMEEEPKAAAIGAGMDIYQPSGNMVVDIGGGTTDVAVLSMGDVVTASSIKVAGDKFDEAILRYIKQKYKLLIGERTAEDIKVTIGTVRPGLMKSEMDIRGRDMVSGLPQTLTITAAEVKEALWDPVSSIVAAAKSVLERTPPELSADIIDRGVVLTGGGALLNGLDELLSEELHVPVWVAEDPMHCVVKGTGIMLDNLDKVVKKKF, from the coding sequence ATGTTTAGCAAGGATATCGGAATCGACCTCGGCACGGCCAATGTGCTCATACATGTTAAGGGAAGGGGAGTCGTTCTGGATGAACCTTCCGTGGTCACACTTGAAAGTGATACGAAGAGAGTCCTTGCGGTGGGAGAACAGGCGCGTCGCATGGTTGGACGTACACCCGGAAATATAACAACTATCCGTCCTTTACGGGATGGTGTCATTGCAGATTTTGAAGTCACGGAAATGATGCTGAAGTATTTTATAGACCGTGTTGGCGGTCGTACCTGGTATTCACGGCCTCGCATTCTGATATGCGCCCCTACAAATATTACATCTGTGGAACAAAAGTCCATTCGGGAAGCGGCAGAACGCAGCGGGGCTAAGGAAGTTTTTATGGAAGAAGAGCCAAAGGCCGCTGCGATTGGAGCGGGAATGGACATTTATCAGCCAAGTGGAAACATGGTCGTCGATATCGGTGGCGGAACGACGGATGTAGCCGTACTTTCTATGGGCGACGTCGTTACCGCTTCTTCGATTAAAGTCGCTGGAGACAAGTTCGATGAGGCCATTTTAAGATATATTAAACAAAAGTATAAATTGTTGATCGGTGAACGGACAGCAGAGGATATTAAGGTTACTATTGGTACGGTTCGACCTGGTTTGATGAAGTCCGAAATGGATATTCGTGGCCGGGACATGGTAAGCGGACTTCCCCAAACGCTCACTATTACGGCGGCTGAGGTAAAGGAAGCATTATGGGATCCGGTTTCTTCCATTGTGGCTGCAGCTAAATCGGTACTGGAGCGTACACCACCAGAATTGTCTGCGGACATCATTGACCGGGGTGTGGTTCTTACTGGTGGAGGTGCTTTACTTAACGGATTGGACGAGCTACTCTCAGAAGAATTACATGTACCTGTTTGGGTAGCGGAAGACCCTATGCACTGTGTGGTAAAAGGAACAGGAATTATGCTGGACAATTTGGACAAGGTCGTTAAGAAAAAGTTCTAA
- a CDS encoding flagellar hook-basal body protein, protein MIRGLYTAAAGMVAQQRRHDTATQNIANLNTTGYKQVDSVNHAFPDVLISAMINGNTTPVGRLNTGVFAEQSISQYLQGDLRESGKSMDFALSTDLQVADPVTGQNIAFDGSGKYVSPEGEVIYRPQAFFTVQDAEGNNLFTRNGSFTVNAATGEVLSSGGFKVLDSTGKPLVLTGNQDTLKVDGQGNVLNPVTGLPTGTKIGVSVVTKPQELVRDGKGVFHADDIAAADIRYSNATDNLQVRQGYLEGSNVDPTQVTVDLNAAYRAYEANQKIVQYYDSSLQKAVTEIGRV, encoded by the coding sequence ATGATAAGAGGTTTATATACGGCCGCGGCAGGTATGGTTGCGCAGCAACGTAGACACGATACGGCAACACAGAACATCGCTAACTTAAATACAACGGGATATAAGCAGGTTGACAGTGTTAATCATGCTTTCCCGGATGTCTTGATCTCGGCTATGATTAATGGCAATACCACGCCTGTGGGGCGCCTTAACACGGGAGTTTTTGCAGAACAGTCAATATCCCAATATTTACAGGGTGATTTAAGGGAGAGCGGCAAGTCTATGGATTTTGCTTTATCTACAGATTTGCAAGTCGCCGACCCTGTGACGGGTCAAAATATAGCCTTTGATGGTTCAGGGAAATATGTAAGTCCTGAGGGTGAGGTTATTTACCGTCCACAGGCTTTCTTTACCGTTCAGGATGCTGAGGGCAATAACTTATTTACCCGAAATGGAAGCTTCACAGTAAATGCGGCTACGGGAGAAGTGTTGAGCAGTGGAGGCTTCAAGGTTCTGGATTCCACTGGCAAGCCACTTGTCTTGACAGGAAATCAGGACACCCTTAAAGTGGACGGGCAGGGTAATGTACTAAATCCAGTAACAGGACTTCCGACAGGGACCAAGATTGGTGTGAGTGTAGTTACAAAGCCGCAGGAGCTTGTGCGTGATGGTAAAGGTGTGTTTCACGCTGATGATATAGCGGCGGCAGACATTCGTTACTCCAATGCAACTGATAACTTACAGGTGCGTCAAGGATATTTAGAGGGCTCCAATGTTGACCCTACTCAGGTTACTGTTGATTTGAATGCCGCATACCGGGCGTATGAAGCGAACCAAAAGATCGTCCAATACTATGATAGCAGCTTGCAGAAGGCTGTAACTGAAATCGGCAGGGTATAA
- a CDS encoding DNA-directed RNA polymerase subunit beta, translated as MERQKKVKSEDKPEDKKEPKRRGLSKWTLIQWILIPLLLIAALGGGLVVGYVVLGKKEFSDVLQWSTWKHVYDLVFAP; from the coding sequence ATGGAACGTCAGAAAAAGGTGAAGTCGGAAGACAAACCAGAAGACAAGAAAGAGCCGAAGCGGCGAGGATTATCAAAATGGACACTCATCCAGTGGATTCTTATTCCTTTGCTTCTCATAGCTGCACTTGGAGGCGGACTGGTTGTCGGTTACGTTGTCCTTGGCAAAAAAGAGTTTAGCGATGTTCTACAATGGAGCACGTGGAAACATGTCTATGATTTGGTTTTTGCTCCATAA